In the Lepidochelys kempii isolate rLepKem1 chromosome 3, rLepKem1.hap2, whole genome shotgun sequence genome, one interval contains:
- the NDUFAF4 gene encoding NADH dehydrogenase [ubiquinone] 1 alpha subcomplex assembly factor 4, with amino-acid sequence MGARVTRVFRNFNLESRATREISKEKPTSAPRHPVARPGPLPDDPEIQEEIRRKDDKLLALLKEVYVDSIDPPMQVKDKGGSKQQEYRLTKLGHLRDLDIPSIPKGKISVVEVLTLLNNHKLSPQTWTTEKIAKEYNIDLKEVTSLLEFFIPFAVEIFPPKDRKALKPS; translated from the exons ATGGGCGCCAGGGTGACTCGCGTGTTCCGCAACTTCAACCTGGAGAGCCGGGCCACCCGCGAGATCAGCAAGGAGAAGCCCACGtccgccccccgccaccccgtcgCCAGGCCGGGCCCGCTGCCCG ATGATCCAGAAATCCAAGAGGAAATTCGCAGAAAAGATGACAAACTTCTCGCCTTATTAAAAGAGGTTTACGTTGATTCCATAGATCCACCTATGCAA GTAAAAGACAAAGGTGGAAGTAAACAGCAGGAATACAGACTTACAAAACTTGGTCATTTAAGGGATCTAGATATTCCGAGCATTCCCAAAGGCAAAATTTCTGTGGTGGAGGTTCTGACTCTTCTCAATAATCATAAACTTTCTCCACAAACATGGACCACAGAGAAAATAGCAAAGGAGTACAATATAGACTTGAAGGAGGTCACCTCTCTCTTAGAATTCTTCATACCTTTTGCTGTGGAAATCTTTCCTCCCAAAGACAGAAAAGCTTTAAAACCTTCCTAA